In Planctomycetota bacterium, the sequence CCGGTGCGGTGGAGCTCTCGATCGTCGACGACGAAGTCTGGGTCGCCCTCGACGGCGCGGCGAACGAGGTCGAGCCGGACCTCGGCCGCAGTCGCGGCGGCCTTGCCGGGCGAGGTGCCGGCGACAAGGAGGCGGACGCGATCGAAACCGGTGGCTTCTGCTGCTGCACGGGCGACGGCGAGGTGGCCGACGTGGATCGGATCGAAGCTGCCACCGAGGCAGAGGTCGCGTGGCGAGCCGGCCAAATCCGCAGGCTCGGCTTGCCCGGCCGGGGCGGTCGGCCTAGCCGATTTGGGCGAGTGGGAACTTCCTGTTGACACGAGCGTTTCTGCCAGTAACTTGCGTGGCCCGCCGCCTCCAGTAGACGGCCGGGCTCGGCACGCATAGCGGCTTTGGAGCGTTCAGGGGCGTTTGGCCCGTGGGCGATCGAAGTTTTTGCCGCCGGGCTGCGACTTTGGGTAACTTCAGACGTGCCGTTCTGGTTCGCCGGAGGTTACACCGCGAGTGGCAAGGCGTTTGCGGACGCACGTCACCTGCGGCCTGGTCGCAACCGACGATCGGTCGGCGACGAATGTCGCCTCCCGCCTTGGGTCACTCTAGGCCGGTTCACCGGTTTGGGGCGTTCAGGGCCCGACTGCGACGCGAGCTCGTCTCGCGACTCACCACTACCACACAAAGCCGGCCCGGCGGCAGCCGCGGCGAAACAAGACGGCGCAACCGACAGGACAGACTGATGAGCACCACCAAGAAGACGGCAACGGACGCCGCCGAAAAGAAGACCCTGGACCTCAAGCACCTGGACGGTGTTCTGGGGCGTCCGCTGCGTTCGCGCGTCGAGGTCCTCCTCGCCGAGGAGTTCGATTTCATGGACTCCGAGCAGTTCCAGCGCAAGGGCATCGAGAAGGAGCTGTTCGACGAGGACATCCCGCGTCTGCCGCTGGTCGACTGGTACCAGCCGACGCGTGACGACGCGTTCGAAAAGACCGACAACGTGAGTGCGCCGCAGCTCATGAAGCCGCCGGAAGAGCGGCTGATGTTCCTGCGGTTCAACTTCGCCAAGCTCAAGATCGGCCGCATCCAGCGTCGCATCAAGAAGAAGGGCCTGAAGAACCTCACCAAGAAGGACGCCCAGGAGCTGGTCGTCTGGTGCGACCGGTTTGAGCACCTTCGCGAATACCTCGTCCGCACGAACCTCGCCCTCGTCCTAGCCATGGCCAAGCGGACGCGGCTGGGCGACGTCGACTTTGCCGAGGTCGTCTCCGAGGGCAACATGGCCCTCATTCGAGCCGTCGATAAGTTTAACGTGGACAAGGGCTTCAAGTTCAGCACGTACGCGTGCCGGGCGATCCTGAAGGCCTTCAGCCGCACGGCCATGAAGCACTCGCGTCACCGCCAGCGCTTCCCGGTCGAGTTCGAGCCGGACCTCGAAAAGTCCAACTGGCTCGAGACCAAGCGTGGCGACGTCCGCGAGGACTGCGTCGTCGAGCTCAAGACGATCGTCGACCGCAACATGGCCGACCTGACGGACGTCGAGCAGACGGTCCTGAAGCGCCGGTTCAACTGGGAGCAGGACGTCAACAATCCGCTCACCCTGGAGCAGGTCGGCAAGATCATCGGCGTCACGAAGGAGCGGGTCCGCCAGATCCAGAACAAGGCTCTGGCAAAGATCCGCAAGCTCATGGAGGAAGGCGTCCTCCGGGCCGAGGCCCGCGAGCGTCAGCTCGACGGCGAGCAGCTTCGCGAGCGTGGCATCGAGCTGGACCTCCAGCGTCTCGAGGCCGAGTCGCGTGGCGAGCGGTTCGACCCATTCGCCGACGAGCCGCTGACCTACGACCCCGACGAGTTCGAACTCGACCTCGAGCCCGTCGAGGCGACGAAGGCCTGAGCGACCATCGACACCCTTTTCAGGCGACGTCACGCAAGTGGCGTCGCCTTTTTCGTTGGGCAAGTTGTCGGGTGCGACATCTGGGAAGTCGCGAGCTTTTCGCCTCGGCGTCGCGTACACAAGGTCTGTGACGAAGCTGTCCGATAACGCACCAGTGAACGACGATCTGCCGACCTTCCCAGAGTTGGAGTCGTGGCTGCCGCTGATGAAGCTGGCGATCCTCGAAGACCTCGGCGCCGAAGGCGTGGCCGGCGACGTGACGAGTCGGCTGACGATTCCTGACGACGTCGTCGGGACGGCGGCGCTGGTGCAGAAGTCGCCGGGCGTGACGTGTGGCCTGCCGGCGGTCGGGGCGATCTGCCAGTTGCTCGACGAGCGGCTGCATGTCGAGTGGCCCGACGTGCCGCTCGGAGAGGGCACGTTTAAAGAGGCGGCGTCGCGGCATCCGGAGGAGCTGCTGCAGATCACTGGCCCGGTGCGATCGATTCTCGCAGCCGAGCGGTTGATCCTGAACCTGTTGGGCCACCTCGGCGGGATCGCGACGTTCACGCGGCAGTTCGCAAGGCGCTGCGACGGCACGCGGGCTCGGATCTACGACACGCGCAAGACGAGGCCGGGCTTTCGGTCGCTCGACAAATACGCCGTTCGGTGCGGCGGCGGGTTCAACCACCGCGTCGGGCTGCACGACATGGTGCTGGTCAAGGACAACCACCTCGCGCTGGCCGGCGTGTCCAAGGGCAAGGCGCTGGCCAAGGCGGTGCAGGAGCTTGTGGAGCGCAGCCGGGCGGAGGACGCGACGCGGAAGATCGAGATCGAGGTCGACACGTTCGAGCAGTTCGAGCGGGTGCTGGACGTCGAAGGCGTCGACGTCATTTTGCTGGACAACATGGACTGCCCGACGATGACGCGCTGCGTGACGATCCGCGACGGTTCGCCCGGTGCGGCACGCGACGTCCTCCTCGAAGCCAGCGGCGGCGTGACGCTGGCAACCGTCCGCGACATCGCCGCAACGGGTGTGGACCGCATCTCGGTAGGTGCGATAACGCACTCGGCGCCGGCGCTCGACGTGTCACTGGATGTTGATGCTGCGTGACGTCGGAGCATCGACCTGAGTTGAGTCGATGTGAAGCCGAAGTCTGAGCGAAGCGATGACTCGGAGCGTTGTCGAAGTGCGTTCCGAGTCATCGCTCCGCTCAGACTCCGGCTTCGTCACGGTGTGTCGATCGAGCAAGTGTCCGTGTGGTGCGGTGGTTCGATCGCGACTGAGAGAAAATGGTGAAGCTGGGTTGCGTCTGCAGCTGCCGAATCGGACATCACGATCGACCTTGAAGCTGTGGCTTCTGAGGTTAAGCGAGACCGCGGCCAGGCCGATGCCTGTGCTGGCTGACACGAGGTCGGCCACCCGATGAGGCGCGTGTTTCGGAGCCGTCGTGCGAGCTTCGTACCGCGACGGCCGGTCGGCAGCGTTGTGCCGCGTTGCCACCGGGCACTTGCTTCTGCTGGCGGTTGCCGCAGGGGCGTCATCGACCCAGAGGACCCGACGCGGTCCAGAAGGAACAGGCCATGTTCAGCACCACTCTCTCGAATCGCCTCGACCGCGCTCGTCGCCGTCAGGGCAAGGCCAAGGGCTTCACGCTCGTGGAAATTCTGATCGTCGTGATCATCCTCGGCATTCTTGCCGCGATCGTCGTTCCTCAGTTCTCGGACGCCTCGGAAAACGCTCGTAAGAAGAGCGTGACCAGCCAGCTGCAGACCCTCCGCAGCCAGGTCGAGCTCTACAAGCTCGAGCACCGCGACGAGTTCCCCACCGATGACGGCACCGTCACCGGCACCTGGGACTGGGACATGCTCACCGGGACCAGCGTCGTCGACGGCAACACCTACGGCCCGTACCTGCAGGCCGAGCCGAAGAACTCGCTCAACGGCAACTCCACCGTTGCCAACGCTGCCGCCAGCGGAGTCGGGTTCGTGATCGATGCCAACGGCAAGCTGTTTGCCACCGGCAAGACCGACACGAACTACTTCAACGAAGCCGACGGCACCGAGGGCTCCTCGAACCCGGCCGGATTCGTCGCTCCCTGAGTGACCGGGTCGCTCGTCGCAGCGACCCACCGACCGATCCGTCTTCTCTCTCCCCCGGCGGCCGGCACAACAGCCCGCCGCCGGTTTTCGGCTGGACACTCGACCGTCCTCGCCACCTGCACGACAACGTCGTGTCACCTGCACGCCCGCCTCTTGCCAGGTCTGTCATGTCCAACGAATCCGCCACCAAGTCGACCGGCACCCTTCGCCTCCTCGCCGGGCTCCAGGCACTGACGCTCGTCGCTGTCCTCGCCCAGTCACCAACCACCGCCCCGGCCCACGGGACCGTCCCGACGCTCCCCAACGCGGCGGCCCAGCGGCAGACGATGATCGATGTGCTCCGACAAAACGCCGAGCAAGCCAAGGCGTCGTCTACCCAGCTCGACACCCAGCTCAAGCGGATCGACGATCGCCTCCGCACCATGGACGGCCGACTCGCCGCCGTCGAGCAGGTCGCCAGCGACCTCAGCGAGAAGGAAGGCCAGTGATGCGACGCCCCGGTCTTGGCTTCACCCTGGCCGAGCTGCTTGTGACCGTGGCGATCCTCGGAATCGTCGGGACCATGTCGCTGGCGTACATCGGCGGACGTGGCGACCTGAAGGTCAGCACGGCCGCCCGTCAGGCCGCGTCGTGCCTGCAGTACGCCCAGAACCTCGCCATCGCCCGCGGCGAGCCGCACTACGTCGTCCCCGACCTCGCACCCGGCGGCGACTCGCTGGACGTCGCCACCTGGGACGGCAGCGGCTGGGTCGGCGTCGACCACCCCGTCGAGCCCGGCCCACTGCGCCTCGACTTCACCAAGCTCGACGGCGTCGTCAGGACCGATAACACGTTCAACGATCAGCCCGTCGTTGGCTTCGATTCGACCGGTGCCCCGTTCACGACGGAATTGACCAACAACGCCCACGTCCCCTTCGGCAGCCCGGCGGACCTCATCCTCAAATCGGGTGACCACGAGCTCAAAGTCCAAATCGAGCCCGTGACAGGTGAAGTGACCATCATCAAGTAGCACCCCCATCGCTTCCCTGCGAAAGAGTGCCAAAGCGTTACTGGTCATTTGTTTAGCGGTGAGCGAAGCGAGCCTCTCCTGGAAAACCCCGGATCCAGCGTCGCTCGCTGCTCGTCAGCACAACACCCGATACCGCAAACCTGCAACTTCCCTCGCTTCGATGAGTATTAACCTCGAGGCACCGCACCGGCGGTGTCATCGAGGGCGATTCGGAGGTGCGATGTCGAACCAGCGTGCACTAGACGAGGAACGACCAGCGGCAAGGCCCAGCAGCTCGGGACGCGTCTCGTCCGCTGCTCGGTTAGCATCGCCTGCTCCACGTCGTCGGATGCCGGTCCGACGCTCGCTTTCGCCGCGAACGCCAGCCGCCCCGACGCCCACTTTGGACGCCCAGGACAAGCAACCCGACGTCACCCGGCCGAGTTGGGCCGATCCGGATGTGCCGGCCGTGCGAGCGGACGATCGCGTCTCGCCCGGCGGGCCGACGTACTTCGAAAAGGCCGTCGAAGAGCACGGCCGGCGACTGCTTGGCATCGCCCGCGGCATCGTCGGCTATCGCGCCTCGGGTGAAGACGTCGTCCAGCAGGCTCTAACAAATCTCTACCGCCACCGCGAGCGGTACGACTGGCGTCAGCCCGGGCCGTTGCTCAAGCGGGCCACGTTCAACGAGGCGCTTCGGCTGCTCCGGCCGCCGAAGATGACGCAGATCGCCGACGACTCTGCCGGCCGCGACGCGCGGAACAACCGCGAACGCGGCACGGCACCCGACGAACCGATCGAGCGCAACGAGACCGTTGCCCGCGTCCGCGACGCGATCGATGAGCTGCCCGAACACTTCCGTGCTGCGCTCGTTCTGTGTGAATATGAGGGGATGAGTTACCAGCAGATCAGCGAGACGCTGGGCTGCAGCATCCCGCAGGTCAAGACGTGGCTCCACCGGGCCCGTCGTAAGCTTGCCGACAAGCTCGGCCCGTACGTTGAGGGGCAACGCGCCGACGGTTGAACACCGCCAGCCGCACCCACAGGTCAGACCACCACCGATGAGCGATAGCAACCTTTCCCCTTCGACGCCCGACGATCAGGCCGACGCTTCGGCCAGCGGTGCGTTCGACTTCTACGTCGAGCAGCTCGAGACCTACCTCGACGGCGAGCTCGAACCGGCCGAGGCCGAGACCGTGCGCCAGCGTCTGGCCCAGGAACCCGCATACGCCGCTTCGCTCGCGAGGCTCAAAGCCCAGCGTCATCTGCGGATCGACACGCTCAGCCAGGACGGCGACGACGCCGCAGCCGCGCGGCTGAACCAGTGCGCCTGCGCTTTGGCCGCGCCGGGTGAGGCGTCGCCGATGCGCATCGGTCCGGCGAAGCACGTCTGGTGGCTCGGCCTTGCTGCTGCCGCCTGCGTGATGGCGGGCTTCGGCGTCGGCACGTTCAGTGGCCTCGACTTCGGCACGTCGCCCGCTCCGATCATGAGCAATCCGATCCCCGCCGGCGATAACCCGGGCCTTGTCAGCAACCCGGGCGACGATGAAGCCACCGTCCAACCGGCCGACAACCCGTCGCAGCGACCGGAGTGATCCTTCCTACCGGTTGCGAACGACCCGTCGTCTAACCGCGTGACTGATCACCGCGGCGACTCGCCGCCCGCCTCGGCCATCGCCGGCTCGAACATCTTGGCCGCCAGCAGTCGACGCCATGCTTCTAGGAACGGCAGCTGGTTGTAGCGATCGGGGAACTGTTCGCGAAGGTTCCTGCTGACTTCCGGGTACCACTTCGAGTCCATCCCGGGGAAGAGGTGGTGCTCGGTGTGGTACGAGAAGTTGAAGTGCATCGCGTCGACCCAGCGCGGGACGATGACGCTGGTCGAGGAGCCGACCGGGTCGCTCTCGTCGTGGATCGGGTGCAGGAAGTGGTTCGTGAAGACGTAGGCCATCACCACCGATGACGCGACGGCCCAGGCGAAGGGGCCGACCAGGAGCCAGCGGACCAAGTCGAACCCGACGACGGTGAAGGCGAGTGCTTGTATGAGCACGATCACGCCCAATTCGATCGCGATCGAGCGCCGCTGCTTCGCGTCGTACTTCGGCGCGGCCGGCAGGGTTCCCCAGTGCCCGCCGCTCAGGGCGGCGATGATGTTCCGCATGATGTAGCCGACGAACTGCAGCGGCACGAGCGGGCTAAAACGATACCAACTCTTCTGCGGGTGAAACGCAGCCGAAATCGCGGTGTTGCGCTTGTTGACCTCGTCGGTCATCCAGCGGCGGTCCGGATCGTCGGGCGTGTTGGTGTTTCCATGGTGCGTGATGTTGTGAACCTCGTGCCACATTGTCGACGGGATGCCGAGGAGGCCCATGACGCCGGTCTCGACGACCCGTTTGACCTTGCCACGCTTGAGGATCGCGTTGTGCGACAGCTCGTGGGCGAGGAATGCCAGGCACGCCATGCTGTGCCCCGCGACGATGCCCAGGATTGGCCAGGCCCACCAGTCGAGATAGCGAGCGGCCACCCACGCTGCGACGACGATCAGCAGGTGGACAATCGCCGGAATGAGCTTGCGCGGGCTGCGCTTGAACGCCTCTTTCGGCATCATCGGCCGAATCGCGGTGGCATAG encodes:
- a CDS encoding sigma-70 family RNA polymerase sigma factor; its protein translation is MSTTKKTATDAAEKKTLDLKHLDGVLGRPLRSRVEVLLAEEFDFMDSEQFQRKGIEKELFDEDIPRLPLVDWYQPTRDDAFEKTDNVSAPQLMKPPEERLMFLRFNFAKLKIGRIQRRIKKKGLKNLTKKDAQELVVWCDRFEHLREYLVRTNLALVLAMAKRTRLGDVDFAEVVSEGNMALIRAVDKFNVDKGFKFSTYACRAILKAFSRTAMKHSRHRQRFPVEFEPDLEKSNWLETKRGDVREDCVVELKTIVDRNMADLTDVEQTVLKRRFNWEQDVNNPLTLEQVGKIIGVTKERVRQIQNKALAKIRKLMEEGVLRAEARERQLDGEQLRERGIELDLQRLEAESRGERFDPFADEPLTYDPDEFELDLEPVEATKA
- the nadC gene encoding carboxylating nicotinate-nucleotide diphosphorylase encodes the protein MTKLSDNAPVNDDLPTFPELESWLPLMKLAILEDLGAEGVAGDVTSRLTIPDDVVGTAALVQKSPGVTCGLPAVGAICQLLDERLHVEWPDVPLGEGTFKEAASRHPEELLQITGPVRSILAAERLILNLLGHLGGIATFTRQFARRCDGTRARIYDTRKTRPGFRSLDKYAVRCGGGFNHRVGLHDMVLVKDNHLALAGVSKGKALAKAVQELVERSRAEDATRKIEIEVDTFEQFERVLDVEGVDVILLDNMDCPTMTRCVTIRDGSPGAARDVLLEASGGVTLATVRDIAATGVDRISVGAITHSAPALDVSLDVDAA
- a CDS encoding prepilin-type N-terminal cleavage/methylation domain-containing protein, with the protein product MFSTTLSNRLDRARRRQGKAKGFTLVEILIVVIILGILAAIVVPQFSDASENARKKSVTSQLQTLRSQVELYKLEHRDEFPTDDGTVTGTWDWDMLTGTSVVDGNTYGPYLQAEPKNSLNGNSTVANAAASGVGFVIDANGKLFATGKTDTNYFNEADGTEGSSNPAGFVAP
- a CDS encoding GspH/FimT family pseudopilin; the protein is MRRPGLGFTLAELLVTVAILGIVGTMSLAYIGGRGDLKVSTAARQAASCLQYAQNLAIARGEPHYVVPDLAPGGDSLDVATWDGSGWVGVDHPVEPGPLRLDFTKLDGVVRTDNTFNDQPVVGFDSTGAPFTTELTNNAHVPFGSPADLILKSGDHELKVQIEPVTGEVTIIK
- a CDS encoding sigma-70 family RNA polymerase sigma factor; translated protein: MPVRRSLSPRTPAAPTPTLDAQDKQPDVTRPSWADPDVPAVRADDRVSPGGPTYFEKAVEEHGRRLLGIARGIVGYRASGEDVVQQALTNLYRHRERYDWRQPGPLLKRATFNEALRLLRPPKMTQIADDSAGRDARNNRERGTAPDEPIERNETVARVRDAIDELPEHFRAALVLCEYEGMSYQQISETLGCSIPQVKTWLHRARRKLADKLGPYVEGQRADG
- a CDS encoding fatty acid desaturase — its product is MSTQAATATPPANPHRFYATAIRPMMPKEAFKRSPRKLIPAIVHLLIVVAAWVAARYLDWWAWPILGIVAGHSMACLAFLAHELSHNAILKRGKVKRVVETGVMGLLGIPSTMWHEVHNITHHGNTNTPDDPDRRWMTDEVNKRNTAISAAFHPQKSWYRFSPLVPLQFVGYIMRNIIAALSGGHWGTLPAAPKYDAKQRRSIAIELGVIVLIQALAFTVVGFDLVRWLLVGPFAWAVASSVVMAYVFTNHFLHPIHDESDPVGSSTSVIVPRWVDAMHFNFSYHTEHHLFPGMDSKWYPEVSRNLREQFPDRYNQLPFLEAWRRLLAAKMFEPAMAEAGGESPR